From the genome of Gryllotalpicola protaetiae:
GGCGCTGCTCGACTACGCCTTCGGGAAGCGGGTGGCGCTGGCATCCCCCGTCAATCTCTGGGCCGTGCTCAAGACCGTCGCGATCACCTGGCAGCAGCAGGCGGTGACCGACGAGGCGCGCAAGCTGTTCGACCTCGGCAATCTGCTGTACTCGCGCATCGGGACACTGTCGGGCCATGCCGACGCGCTGCGCAAGGCGATCGAGCGCACGGTCGAGTCGTACAACGCGTTCGCGGGCACGCTCGAGACCCGCGTGCTCGTCACGGCGCGGCAGTTCCCCGGCATCGACCCCTCGCGGCTGTCACAAGTCGACGAACCGGAAACCATCGAGAAAGTTCCCCGGCCTCTGACCGCTCTGGAGCTGACGGAATCCCCCTAATGTAGGAACCGGCCCGCCACCTCGAAGGAGACCCCATGCCTGTCGCAACGCCTGACCAGTACGCCGAGATGCTTGACAGGGCAAAGGCAGGCGGCTTCGCCTACCCCGCCTTCAACGTGTCGTCTTCGCAGACGATCAATGCCGTGCTGCAGGGCCTCGCCGAGGCGGAGTCCGACGGCATCCTGCAGGTCACGACCGGCGGCGCAGACTACTTCGCCGGCCAGTCCGTGAAAGCGCGCGCGACCGGCGCGCTCGCCATGGCGCGCTTCGCGACCGAGGTCGCCAAGAACTACGGCATCACGGTCGCGCTGCACACCGACCACTGCCCGCAGCCCGCGCTCGAGAGCTTCCTGCTGCCGCTGCTCGCTGCGAGCGAGGAGCAGGTGAAGGCCGGCGGCGAGCCGATCTTCCAGTCGCACATGTGGGACGGCTCTGCGGTGCCGCTCGACGAGAACATCGAGATCGCCGAGGGCATCCTGAAGCGCACGAGCGCGATCAACGCGATCCTCGAGATCGAGGTCGGCGTCGTGGGGGGCGAGGAAGACGGCGTCAAGCACGAGGGCACCAACGACGCGCTGTACACCACCGTCGGCGACGTGACGAAGGCCGTCGAGGCGCTCGGCCTCGGCGAGAAGGGCCGCTACATCGCAGCCCTCACCTTCGGCAACGTGCACGGCGTCTACAAGCCGGGCGGCGTCAAGCTGCGGCCCGAGCTGCTGGGCGAGATCCAAGCCGGCATCGCAGCGAAGTTCGGCCACGGCCCGAAGCCGCTCGACCTCGTCTTCCACGGCGGCTCGGGCTCATCGCCTGAAGAGATCGCCGAGGCGGTCAGCAACGGCGTCATCAAGATGAACATCGACACGGACACGCAGTACGCGTTCACCCGCTCGATCGCGGGCTACATGCTGTCGAACTACGACGGCGTGCTGAAGGTCGACGGCGAGGTCGGCGACAAGAAGAAGTATGACCCGCGCGCCTGGGGCAAGATCGCCGAGACCGACATGGCGAAGCGCGTCATCGAGGCGACCCAGCAGCTCGGCTCGGCCGGCAAGTCCGGCAAGTAGCCCAGCCCTGGCCGTAGTGCGAGCGCCGGATCCGCAACGTCTGCCGTGGGTTCGCGCGATAGCTCATGCGCGCTTCGATGAGGGAACAGATTCGGTTTCACTCAGGAACTGTTCCCTCATCGAAGTGGTCCGAAGGTAAGGGCCCGACCCGGCCACCCAAGCCGTGGTGTCCTACCGGCCTACGTCGACGAGCCGGTGTCAGCCGGCGATGGCGACGGCAAGATGTTCAGCAGCTCGGGGTTCTCCCCCAACGCGATGACGAAGATCGCGAAGAAGAGGATGCCGGCGACGACGGCCCCCAGCAGCGGGATCCACCACGACCGGCGCCCTGCACGCATCGCGGTCAGCGACACGAAGAGCGTCACGAGCCATACGACGCCGTAGATGATCGCCTGCCCCTGCCACAGCCAGCCGGGAAGCGCATTGGCGAGCTGCTCGTAGCTCGAACCCATGACGGCCATCGACTCGCGCATGACCTGGCCGCCGTTGAATGCGTCCGAGACCACGCCGAACACGTTGGAGAGACCGAAACCGAGCAGCACGAACGTGACCAGGCGGTCGCCGAAGCCGGCGCGCGCCATGGGCTGCTGGGGCGGACGCGACTCCTCCTGAGGCCAGTGCATCGGGCCCTGCTGCTGGCCGCCGTGCTGCGGGCCACCCGGGCCATAAGTCCCAGGCGCGGGCGGCTGAGGCGCGAGCCGGGTCGCGTCGAGGTGCGGTTCTGGCCCCTCGAGCTGCCACTCCGCGGGCTGCTTGATCGCGGCACGCTGCTCCTCGGGAGTCGCGTACTCGCCGTACTCCGGGCGACGGTGGCGCTCGGAATCGGAACCGGAATCGCTCATCGGCTGCGACCACCCAGTGCGCGGGCGTCGCGGTTGCCGGACGTGTCGGTGCGCAGTTCGCGCGGCAACGAGAACATCAGGTCCTCCTCAGCGGTCTGCACCGTGTGCACGTCGCCGTAGCCGGCCTGGGCGAGGTCGTCGAGGAGCTCCTGGACGAGCACCTCCGGAACGGAGGCCCCGCTCGTGACGCCGACGGTCTCGGCATCCGCCAGCCAGTCCTGCTGCACTTCGCTCGCGTAATCAACGCGGTAGGCGGCCTTCGCCCCGTGCTCGAGCGCGACCTCGACGAGCCGCACCGAGTTCGACGAGTTGGCCGAGCCGACGACGATCACGACGTCTGCCTCCTGCGCGACCTTCTTGATCGCGACCTGGCGGTTCTGCGTGGCGTAGCAGATGTCATCGCTCGGCGGGTCCTGCAGGGCGGGGAAGCGTGCGCGCAGACGGCGCACCGTCTCCATCGTCTCGTCGACCGAGAGCGTGGTCTGCGACAGCCAGACGACCTTCTCCGGGTCGCGGACGACCACGCTGTCGGCCTCCTCCGGGCTGTTCACGATCGTGACGTTGTCGGGCGCCTCGCCCGCCGTGCCCTCGACCTCTTCGTGGCCCGTGTGGCCGATGAGCAGGATCTCGAAGTCGTCGCGCGCGAACCGCACCGCCTCGCGGTGCACCTTGGTGACGAGCGGGCAGGTCGCGTCGATGGCACGCAGGCCCCGGTCCGACGCCGCTTGAACGACCGACGGCGCGACGCCGTGGGCGCTGAACACGACATGGGCGCCCTGCGGCACCTGGTCGACCTCGTCGACGAAGATCGCGCCCTGCTGCTCGAGGGTGGCGACCACATGCTTGTTGTGAACGATCTGCTTGCGCACGTAGACGGGGGCGCCATAGCGCTCGAGAGCTTTCTCCACAGCGACGACTGCCCGGTCGACTCCTGCACAGTAGCCCCGCGGGGAGGCCAGCAGGACCCGCTTGTGTCCGACCACCGGGATATCCTTGAGCCGCCCGCCGGCACCCGCGATGCGGGGCATGCCGAGGCTGATCGAAGAGTCGCTCACGCCGTTCAGTTTAGGTCGGCCAGCGCGCACTACCTGGGAAGAGGTCGTTCATGGCAGAGGGTGCACCCACGCTCGAGTCGCCGTGGCCGGTCGCCGTGCTCGGGGCCAAGATCAAGGAGTACGTCGACCGCCTCGGCACCGCCTGGGTCGAGGGCGAGCTCACCCAATGGAACGTGCGGGGCGGCAACGTCTACGGCAAGCTCAAGGACCTCGAGCTCGACGTCACGGTGAGCATCAACGTCTGGTCGTCGGTCGCCTCGCGCCTCGACAAGGACTTCGCGCAAGGCGACCGGGTCATCGCCGCCGTGAAGCCCGACTACTGGGTCAAGGGCGGCACCCTGTCGATGCAGGTGTATGACCTGCGGCACGTCGGCCTCGGCGACCTGCTCGAGCGTCTCGAGCGCCTGAAGCGCCAGCTCGCCTCCGAGGGCCTGTTCGACGTCGCCCGCAAGAAGCCGCTGCCGTTCCTGCCGCATCTGATCGGGCTCGTCACGGGCAAGGACTCCGACGCCGAGAAGGACGTCAAGAAGAACGCGCTGCTGCGCTGGCCGGCCGTGCAGTTCCGGACCGTCTACGCGGCGGTGCAGGGCGACCGCTCGGCGACCGAGGTGACCGCGGCGATCAGACAGCTCGACGACGACCCCGAGGTCGACGTCATC
Proteins encoded in this window:
- the fbaA gene encoding class II fructose-bisphosphate aldolase, coding for MPVATPDQYAEMLDRAKAGGFAYPAFNVSSSQTINAVLQGLAEAESDGILQVTTGGADYFAGQSVKARATGALAMARFATEVAKNYGITVALHTDHCPQPALESFLLPLLAASEEQVKAGGEPIFQSHMWDGSAVPLDENIEIAEGILKRTSAINAILEIEVGVVGGEEDGVKHEGTNDALYTTVGDVTKAVEALGLGEKGRYIAALTFGNVHGVYKPGGVKLRPELLGEIQAGIAAKFGHGPKPLDLVFHGGSGSSPEEIAEAVSNGVIKMNIDTDTQYAFTRSIAGYMLSNYDGVLKVDGEVGDKKKYDPRAWGKIAETDMAKRVIEATQQLGSAGKSGK
- a CDS encoding DUF6264 family protein, which codes for MSDSGSDSERHRRPEYGEYATPEEQRAAIKQPAEWQLEGPEPHLDATRLAPQPPAPGTYGPGGPQHGGQQQGPMHWPQEESRPPQQPMARAGFGDRLVTFVLLGFGLSNVFGVVSDAFNGGQVMRESMAVMGSSYEQLANALPGWLWQGQAIIYGVVWLVTLFVSLTAMRAGRRSWWIPLLGAVVAGILFFAIFVIALGENPELLNILPSPSPADTGSST
- a CDS encoding 4-hydroxy-3-methylbut-2-enyl diphosphate reductase, giving the protein MPRIAGAGGRLKDIPVVGHKRVLLASPRGYCAGVDRAVVAVEKALERYGAPVYVRKQIVHNKHVVATLEQQGAIFVDEVDQVPQGAHVVFSAHGVAPSVVQAASDRGLRAIDATCPLVTKVHREAVRFARDDFEILLIGHTGHEEVEGTAGEAPDNVTIVNSPEEADSVVVRDPEKVVWLSQTTLSVDETMETVRRLRARFPALQDPPSDDICYATQNRQVAIKKVAQEADVVIVVGSANSSNSVRLVEVALEHGAKAAYRVDYASEVQQDWLADAETVGVTSGASVPEVLVQELLDDLAQAGYGDVHTVQTAEEDLMFSLPRELRTDTSGNRDARALGGRSR